One Thermomicrobiales bacterium genomic window, CTATTCCGTTATCGGCACGACCTACGGCGGCGATGGGCGGACGCAGTTCGCTCTGCCTGACCTGCGCGGACGCGTCGCGATGCAAGCAGGACGTGGCCCCGGCCTCTCGACGCGCAAGCTCGGCGAGGCGGGCGGCGATGCCACAATCGCGCTTCGCGAGGATCAACTGCCGCAGCACGACCACGGCGCAGAGCTTTCCGTGGCCGTTGCCGAGGGCGAACGCGTCCTGCTGGCCGCATCCGGCGGCGACAACGCCAGCGGCACAACAGACGCAGCCGACCGCGTCATCAACGTCGCGACCGGTGCCTGTGGCGAGACGGCGACACATCAGAATCTGCAGCCATACCTCGCGGTGAACTACATCATCGCCGTGCGAGGGCGGCTACCTGAACCGGCATAAGACACCGCGATGCGGATCGACGCACAGAGGGGTTTGAGATGAAGGTCGATATTGGCAATGTGAAGCTCGCGCGGCGCGATCTTCTCAAGCTCACGTCCGCATCAGTGGTCGCGACCACGCTCGTTGGAGCGTCGGCAACGCTCACGCCGCTGTCGCTGCCGCACTTCGACTGGACAGCGCAGGCCGCGACGACCGCCCCGCCGCGCGTCGCCGTCGGATTCTGGAACGGTCGGCTGGACTCATCGTTCTCCGATGCCGGCTCGATCGAAGCGGGCAGTGGCCAACACGCGTCAACGGCGCACGTTACCGTCGCCACCGGCTGCCCGCCAGAAGACATCGCGGCCTGGGACAGCTTCCGCGCTGCCGGCCTGACTTTCGACCTGCGGCCAAACCACGAGGGCGCGCTGCACGCCTGGCGACATCAGGTCGATCCGGTCACCAGCACCAGCCCGCTGGCCAGTTACGACATCCCGGTCGATGCCGAGGGCGGCCTGCGCGGCTGGATCGACTACCGCGCCAACGATGGCAAAGCAGCCGTCCCGTTCCAGATCGGCGCAAACGGCGGTCTGCAAAACGGCACCTACCTGATCATGCTCTCCGGCCCTGGCGATGTCCGGCGCATCGACTGGTCTCCGCTCACGCTCAACGTCATCGACGGCGGCCAGGCCCTCGCCCTGCGCGACGAACGCGGCCAGACTGTCCGCCGCCCACACGTCGTGCTTGAGGTCTATTTGAGCTAGAACCACAAAAAGAACGGCCGCCGCGTTGGACGCGGCGGCCGTTCTGCGTTTCCGGTTGGCTGACTATTCAGCGTCCATCGGAGCCGAGAAGTAGTAGATCAGCTCCTTGGCGTGGGCGCGTGCGTCGGAAAGGCGGATCGACTCATCGGAGCCGTGCGCCTTCGACTCGCGCTGGCGGCCGTTCCCGACCGTCGCGATCAGGTCCGTGTTCAGTACCTGCGCGATGTTGGCCATGTCGGTCGAGCCGCCCGAGCCGGTGCGGACGAAGTCGTCATCGCTGTAGCCCTGCACCAGCTTCAGCGCTTCGACCAGCCGCTTGGCACCGGGATGGTCTGCAGACTGGTAGTACGACGGATACGAGTGCATGAACGACACGTCGGCAGAGAGCGCCTGCGATTTCTCCAGACCGCGTTCGACCGCCTCCCGAATCTCGGTGGTCACATCGTCGTAGTCCTCTTCGGGGATGTAGCGCCGGTTGATCAGCACTGATGCAGTTGCCGGGACGATGTTCGACTTGACACCTCCGCCAACGATATCCAGGTTGAACATGGGACGGAGATGTGACGGCGCACCGGGGGCCGGAGCCAGTGGCAGCGCTGAGCGGCGCGCTTCGACCTCGTGCTTGAGCGTCAGCAGCTCATTGAGGATCGGCACCATCTCTTCGATCGCGTTGATGCCGAGGTAGTTCGCGCCGGAGTGGCACGAGCGACCGTGGACGGTGACCGTCGCATCGACCGAGCCGTTCGAGCCGAGCCGCAGCACCGGGTCCTGGCTACCCTCCATGCACAGCACCGGCGCGGTGACATAGCCTTCGAGCGCGAGGTGGTAGACACCGGGATAGACGCCGATCTCCTCGTCGGTACAGAGAACGACGTTGAGATCCCAGACCGGCTCGATGCCCTGCTGCTCCATGACGTTGAGCGCCGTCAGCAGCGTCGCGATCGTGCCCTTCATGTCGGCGATGCCGCGACCGTAGATGCGACCATCCTCGATCTCGCCGCCGAACGGATCTTTCGACCAGCCTTCCTCGATCGGCACCGTATCCATGTGGGCGTAGACGGTCAGCGGCGGCTTGCCGTTGTTCTGCCGCGCGACCAGATTGACGCGATCACCCTCGAGGGGCAGCGGGATCTGCTGAACCTTCTCCCACGGGATGACGACGCGCGTCGTGTCAAATCCCAGACGCTGGAATTCCGGCTCGACCAGATCCAGGAGCGTATCGTAGTTGCGACCCGGCGGGACGCAATTGTCGATGGCGATGATCGACCGCAGCCGCTCGATGAGCTTGTCCTCCTGCGCATCGACCGCAGCAAAGGCTTCCGTAAAGTCCACGCGATTCTCCTCCCACATTCAAGACTGTGTGCAGCAGGGGTATGGTAACGGAATCAAGCGCAGAGTCCAGCGGACGCAGAACATCTATCCGCGCAAGGCGGGCAGGACACGCTCGCCGAGCAGCCGGATGCCGCCGGCATCGGTGAGACCATGCGGCGTGCCGAACTCGATCCGGTTGACCCCGGCGTCGAACAGTGCCTCACACTGCGCGATGATTTCGGAAGGGTTCCCGGCGAACGCGAAGCGCGTCAGGAGATCGTCGGGGATGAGGCGGCCGGCAGACTCCTGGTCGCCTGCTTCCACCAGCGAGTCGATCCGCGACGCTAGCTCGGGATCGATACGGACGGTCGGATCAAGCGGCTCGACGACCGGCAGATACAGCGCCATCTCGCGGCGAATGAGGTCGCGTGCCCGCTCGCCGTCCTCATCGACGACGGTCACCGCACCGAGCGCGATCCCGATCGCCTGCGGGTCGCGGCCAGCGCGTGCGGCACCCACCGCAATGCGCTCGCGAACCGGCTGCACGACATCCGGATTGGCCGAGCCGCCGACCTTCACCTCGTCGGCGCGCTCGCCAGCCAACGCCAGGATGTTGCGGCCCCAGCCGCCGATCATCAGCGGCACCCGCGAGCGCCGCACTTCGTAGCGTAGACGCAGGCCCGGTCGCAGGCGGTGGTATTCGCCGTCGAAGCCGCGATCGTCGCCACTCAAAAGGCGCTGGATGACCTCGATGGATTCGCGGATGCGGGGGACAGCATTGTCCTGGCCAACGCCGATGTCGTCCAGCCAGGCA contains:
- a CDS encoding M20/M25/M40 family metallo-hydrolase, with protein sequence MDFTEAFAAVDAQEDKLIERLRSIIAIDNCVPPGRNYDTLLDLVEPEFQRLGFDTTRVVIPWEKVQQIPLPLEGDRVNLVARQNNGKPPLTVYAHMDTVPIEEGWSKDPFGGEIEDGRIYGRGIADMKGTIATLLTALNVMEQQGIEPVWDLNVVLCTDEEIGVYPGVYHLALEGYVTAPVLCMEGSQDPVLRLGSNGSVDATVTVHGRSCHSGANYLGINAIEEMVPILNELLTLKHEVEARRSALPLAPAPGAPSHLRPMFNLDIVGGGVKSNIVPATASVLINRRYIPEEDYDDVTTEIREAVERGLEKSQALSADVSFMHSYPSYYQSADHPGAKRLVEALKLVQGYSDDDFVRTGSGGSTDMANIAQVLNTDLIATVGNGRQRESKAHGSDESIRLSDARAHAKELIYYFSAPMDAE
- a CDS encoding LLM class flavin-dependent oxidoreductase, which translates into the protein MTNGRSLSIALQSNKSPAEYAALAALVEQLGFDMLSIYADLLYHPPIVPLTLAAQATSRIRLGPAAINPFTLHPLEIAGQIAMLDQVSDGRAYLGLTRGAWLDDIGVGQDNAVPRIRESIEVIQRLLSGDDRGFDGEYHRLRPGLRLRYEVRRSRVPLMIGGWGRNILALAGERADEVKVGGSANPDVVQPVRERIAVGAARAGRDPQAIGIALGAVTVVDEDGERARDLIRREMALYLPVVEPLDPTVRIDPELASRIDSLVEAGDQESAGRLIPDDLLTRFAFAGNPSEIIAQCEALFDAGVNRIEFGTPHGLTDAGGIRLLGERVLPALRG